In the genome of Vicia villosa cultivar HV-30 ecotype Madison, WI linkage group LG7, Vvil1.0, whole genome shotgun sequence, one region contains:
- the LOC131617052 gene encoding uncharacterized protein LOC131617052, which produces MDFTSNLTDLPPNKRHRFIQQQQQQQQPSPCSPLPTKKRKESRNSSLFHTPPSTPSPSIYSLPTKKRVSALQPHFYHHNTTANDAVIHPLIDLNVEYNPDLHSPILADKKPQQQQKQDTDNNNNDNDDNNTDKEVVAEEDGILCCVCQSTDANSEDPIVFCDGCNLMVHASCYGNPLAKQIPEGDWFCEQCRITDTNTDPIRCCLCPTKEGAMKQTIDGKWAHVVCALLVPEVYFVDPEGREKIDCSKVPKKRWLEKCYVCGCCDGCALVCSEPKCGLGFHITCGIKEDVCIEYKEGKKGATVVAGFCKTHSQIWEKNKGSGKYKIVAAEDK; this is translated from the exons ATGGATTTCACATCAAACCTCACTGATCTTCCTCCAAACAAGAGACACAGattcattcaacaacaacaacaacaacaacaacctagtCCATGTTCACCTCTACCCACCAAAAAACGCAAAGAATCTCGAAATTCATCACTTTTTCACACCCCACCATCAACACCTTCACCCTCTATATATTCTCTACCCACCAAAAAACGAGTCTCCGCCCTTCAACCCCACTTTTACCACCACAACACCACCGCAAATGACGCCGTTATCCACCCACTCATAGATCTCAATGTCGAATACAATCCTGATCTCCACTCACCCATCCTAGCCGACAAAAaacctcaacaacaacaaaaacaagacactgacaacaacaacaacgacaatgaTGACAACAACACTGACAAAGAAGTTGTCGCTGAAGAAGATGGGATTTTATGCTGCGTGTGTCAAAGCACCGACGCTAACTCCGAAGACCCAATTGTTTTCTGCGACGGTTGTAACCTAATGGTCCACGCTTCCTGCTACGGAAACCCTCTAGCAAAACAAATCCCAGAGGGTGATTGGTTCTGTGAACAGTGTCGTATTACGGATACGAATACAGATCCAATACGCTGCTGTCTCTGTCCGACTAAAGAAGGTGCCATGAAACAAACGATAGACGGAAAATGGGCTCACGTGGTGTGTGCTCTACTCGTTCCCGAAGTGTATTTTGTTGATCCAGAAGGGAGAGAAAAGATCGATTGTTCCAAGGTTCCGAAAAAGAGATGGTTGGAGAAATGCTATGTTTGTGGGTGCTGTGATGGGTGTGCTTTGGTTTGTTCTGAACCGAAGTGTGGTTTGGGGTTTCATATTACTTGCGGGATTAAAGAGGATGTTTGTATTGAGTATAAGGAAGGGAAGAAAGGGGCTACTGTCGTTGCTGGGTTTTGCAAAACCCATTCTCAAATCTGGGAAAAG AACAAGGGATCTGGGAAATACAAGATTGTTGCAGCTGAAGATAAGTAG